The following proteins come from a genomic window of Triticum aestivum cultivar Chinese Spring chromosome 6A, IWGSC CS RefSeq v2.1, whole genome shotgun sequence:
- the LOC123132237 gene encoding DNA-binding protein BIN4 translates to MSDEDGDPDWLTAFKAPSTAPVMLSSDSDCSRGNSPTRTAPSNQEEKAPRKKLMLSSDSEASPGNSPSRAGDADEEEDSLANTRKKDGLQSKGKKTKVSVRKVPAKRDDTLEQPEDEANEEKMQDKLVDNSVSQRLPLTIADKVQRSKALVECDGDSIDLSGDIGAVGRIVISNGPTGNHDLLLDLKGTVYKSTIVPSRTFCVVSVGQTEAKIEAIMNDFIQLEPHSNLFESETMMEGTLDGFTFDSDGEGDRLHELNASQNYPNNESEDQPKGKTKRKAAVKPAAKGQKKAKVAKKGTRKTQTTKRAKKAKK, encoded by the exons ATGTCGGACGAAGATGGCGACCCCGACTGGCTTACTGCCTTCAAG GCACCAAGTACTGCACCGGTGATGCTTTCTTCTGATTCCGATTGTTCTCGTGGAAATAGCCCTACAAGAACTGCTCCATCTAATCAAGAAGAAAAG GCTCCGAGGAAGAAGTTGATGCTCTCATCTGATTCGGAAGCTTCTCCTGGAAACAGCCCTTCAAGGGCTGGTGACGCTGATGAAGAAGAGGACTCACTTGCCAATACCAGGAAAAAAGATGGTCTGCAATCTAAGGGTAAAAAAACAAAGGTTTCTGTAAGAAAAGTTCCTGCGAAAAGAGACG ATACCTTGGAACAACCCGAAGATGAAGCTAACGAGGAAAAGATGCAGGACAAGCTTGTGGATAATTCT GTCTCCCAGAGGTTGCCATTGACCATTGCTGATAAAGTTCAACGTTCAAAG GCATTGGTTGAATGTGATGGTGACTCGATAGACTTGAGCGGAGATATTGGAGCTGTTGGCAGGATAGTAATTTCAAATGGTCCGACTGGAAATCATGATTTGTTACTGGACCTGAAAG GAACTGTGTACAAATCAACTATAGTGCCATCCAGGACATTTTGTGTT GTCAGCGTGGGACAAACAGAAGCAAAG ATTGAGGCTATCATGAATGACTTCATTCAGTTGGAACCTCACTCCAATTTATTTGAATCAGAGACTATGATGGAAG GTACCCTTGATGGATTCACATTTGATTCAGATGGAGAGGGCGATAGGCTTCATGAACTTAACGCTTCTCAGAATTATCCAAACAATGAGAGTGAAGATCAACCTAAGGGGAAAACCAAAAGGAAAGCAGCCGTGAAGCCAGCG GCTAAGGGACAGAAGAAGGCAAAGGTTGCTAAGAAGGGAACAAGGAAAACCCAAACAACAAAGAGAGCGAAGAAGGCAAAGAAATAG
- the LOC123132238 gene encoding histone H2A, whose product MDASATVATGKGKKGAAGRKAGGPRKKSVSRSVKAGLQFPVSRIGRFLKKGRYAQRVGSGAPVYLAAVLEYLAAELLELAGNAAKDNKKSRIIPRHLLLAVRNDQELGRLLAGVTIAHGGVIPNINPVLLPKKTAEKSPKEPKSPKKTAKSPKKA is encoded by the coding sequence ATGGACGCCTCAGCCACCGTAGCCACCGGGAAGGGGAAGAAGGGCGCGGCCGGGCGCAAGGCGGGCGGCCCCAGGAAGAAGTCCGTGTCGCGGTCCGTCAAGGCCGGGCTCCAGTTCCCCGTCAGCCGCATCGGGCGCTTCCTCAAGAAGGGCCGCTACGCGCAGCGCGTCGGCTCCGGCGCCCCCGTCTACCTCGcggccgtcctcgagtacctcgCCGCCGAGCTGCTGGAGCTCGCGGGCAACGCCGCCAAGGACAACAAGAAGAGCCGCATCATCCCCCGCCACCTGCTGCTCGCCGTCAGGAACGACCAGGAGCTCGGCAGGCTGCTCGCCGGCGTCACCATCGCCCACGGCGGCGTGATCCCCAACATCAACCCGGTCCTGCTCCCCAAGAAGACCGCCGAGAAGTCCCCCAAGGAGCCCAAGTCGCCCAAGAAGACCGCCAAGTCCCCCAAGAAGGCGTAG